A region of Caldalkalibacillus uzonensis DNA encodes the following proteins:
- the fusA gene encoding elongation factor G: MPREFSLEKTRNIGIMAHIDAGKTTTTERILFYTGRTHKIGEVHEGAATMDWMEQEQERGITITSAATTAQWKGHRINIIDTPGHVDFTVEVERSLRVLDGAVAVLDAKSGVEPQTETVWRQATTYHVPRIVYVNKMDTVGADFLASVKTLEDRLQAKPVPVQLPIGAEDTFEGIIDLVSMKAYYYLDDLGTRSEAREIPDDYKELAEEWRTHLIETVAETDEELMMKYLEGEELTVEEIKAALRKGTCNLEFYPVFCGSSYKNKGVQLLLDGVVDYLPSPLDIPAIKGVLPDSEEEVTREADDNGPFSALAFKIMSDPYVGKLTFFRTYSGTLKSGSYVLNSTKGKRERIGRILQMHANHREEISEIYAGEIAAAVGLKDTTTGDTLCDEKNPVILESMTFPEPVIKLAIEPKTKADQEKMAIALAKLSEEDPTFRTETDEETGQTTIAGMGELHLDIIVDRLKREFKVEANVGNPQVAYKETFTTPAKVEGKFIRQSGGRGQYGHVWIEFEPLERGQGFEFVNKIVGGVVPKEYIPAVQQGVEEAMQNGVLAGYHMVDLRATLFDGSYHDVDSSEMAFKIAASIALKEAAKKCNPVLLEPIMKVEVVVPEEYMGDVMGDINSRRGRVEGMDTRGNAQVIRAMVPLSEMFGYATALRSRTQGRGTYTMVFDHYEEAPKSIADEIIEKSNA, from the coding sequence ATGCCTAGGGAGTTCTCCTTAGAGAAAACGCGCAATATCGGGATCATGGCCCATATTGACGCAGGGAAAACAACCACGACCGAGCGCATCCTGTTCTATACCGGCCGCACGCACAAAATTGGAGAAGTCCATGAAGGTGCGGCAACCATGGACTGGATGGAACAAGAGCAAGAGCGTGGTATTACGATCACCTCGGCTGCAACCACTGCACAATGGAAGGGTCACCGGATCAATATTATTGATACGCCTGGGCACGTCGACTTCACCGTTGAAGTTGAGCGTTCGCTGCGAGTATTGGACGGTGCAGTGGCAGTTCTAGACGCTAAAAGCGGGGTTGAGCCGCAAACTGAAACAGTTTGGCGCCAGGCGACCACTTACCATGTGCCTCGTATTGTTTACGTCAACAAGATGGATACGGTGGGTGCCGATTTCCTAGCTTCTGTCAAAACCCTTGAAGACCGCTTGCAAGCCAAGCCGGTTCCGGTGCAGCTCCCCATTGGGGCAGAGGACACCTTCGAAGGGATTATTGACCTTGTGAGCATGAAAGCTTATTACTACCTGGATGATCTGGGCACACGCAGTGAAGCCCGGGAGATTCCCGATGATTACAAGGAGTTAGCTGAGGAATGGCGCACGCATTTGATTGAAACCGTGGCTGAAACTGATGAAGAATTAATGATGAAATATCTTGAAGGTGAAGAGTTGACCGTTGAAGAAATCAAGGCTGCGCTGCGTAAAGGAACATGTAACCTTGAATTTTATCCTGTGTTCTGTGGTTCTTCTTACAAGAACAAAGGCGTTCAGCTTTTACTAGACGGCGTTGTCGATTACCTACCTTCCCCGCTGGATATTCCGGCCATTAAAGGTGTGCTGCCGGATAGCGAGGAGGAAGTCACTCGTGAGGCTGATGACAACGGACCGTTTTCTGCTCTGGCCTTCAAGATTATGTCTGATCCCTATGTGGGTAAACTAACATTCTTCCGAACTTACTCCGGTACACTGAAATCCGGTTCTTACGTGCTCAACTCTACGAAGGGCAAACGGGAACGCATTGGGCGTATCCTGCAAATGCATGCCAATCACCGGGAAGAAATCTCCGAAATCTATGCCGGTGAAATTGCAGCTGCGGTTGGCTTGAAAGATACCACAACGGGTGATACATTGTGCGATGAGAAAAACCCGGTTATCTTAGAGTCTATGACTTTCCCAGAGCCCGTGATTAAGCTGGCCATTGAGCCCAAAACCAAAGCGGACCAGGAGAAAATGGCCATCGCCCTGGCAAAACTGTCTGAAGAAGACCCCACTTTCCGTACGGAAACGGACGAAGAAACTGGACAAACCACCATTGCCGGTATGGGTGAGCTTCACTTGGACATTATCGTAGATCGTCTGAAACGGGAGTTCAAAGTGGAAGCAAATGTGGGCAACCCGCAAGTGGCCTACAAAGAAACCTTTACCACACCGGCCAAAGTGGAAGGGAAGTTTATTCGCCAGTCCGGCGGACGCGGTCAATACGGCCATGTATGGATCGAATTCGAACCGCTGGAAAGAGGACAAGGCTTCGAATTTGTGAACAAAATTGTCGGTGGGGTTGTGCCTAAAGAATACATTCCTGCCGTACAGCAAGGTGTCGAAGAAGCCATGCAAAATGGTGTCTTAGCCGGTTATCACATGGTTGACTTAAGGGCAACCCTCTTTGATGGAAGTTATCACGATGTGGACTCCAGTGAGATGGCCTTTAAGATTGCTGCCTCCATTGCTTTGAAAGAAGCAGCCAAAAAATGTAACCCTGTCTTGCTCGAGCCCATTATGAAAGTAGAAGTGGTTGTACCTGAAGAATACATGGGTGACGTGATGGGTGACATCAACTCCCGCCGCGGACGTGTCGAAGGTATGGATACGCGTGGTAACGCCCAAGTGATTCGGGCCATGGTGCCACTGTCCGAAATGTTTGGTTATGCAACAGCACTCCGTTCCCGCACCCAAGGCCGGGGAACATACACCATGGTCTTTGATCATTATGAGGAAGCACCGAAATCCATTGCTGATGAGATCATTGAAAAGTCAAACGCCTAA
- the tuf gene encoding elongation factor Tu, whose product MAKEKFERTKPHVNVGTIGHVDHGKTTLTAAITTVLAQAGKAQAQAYDAIDKAPEERERGITISTAHVEYETDNRHYAHVDCPGHADYVKNMITGAAQMDGAILVVSAADGPMPQTREHILLSRQVGVPAIVVFLNKCDMVDDEELLELVEMEVRDLLSEYEFDGDNVPVIKGSALKALEDPSSEWGQKILELMDAVDEYIPTPERDVDKPFLMPVEDVFSITGRGTVATGRVERGVIKVGDEVEILGLTEEPKKTTVTGVEMFRKILDQAEAGDNIGALLRGIDRDEVERGQVLIQPGTVKAHKKFKCQVYVLSKEEGGRHTPFFSNYRPQFYFRTTDVTGVIKLPEGVEMVMPGDNVEMEVELISPIAIEDGTRFAIREGGRTVGAGAVTEIIE is encoded by the coding sequence ATGGCTAAAGAAAAATTTGAACGTACCAAGCCGCACGTTAACGTTGGTACGATTGGTCACGTTGACCATGGTAAAACCACTTTAACTGCCGCAATTACGACTGTATTAGCTCAAGCTGGTAAAGCTCAAGCTCAAGCATATGATGCCATCGACAAAGCACCTGAAGAGCGTGAGCGCGGAATCACTATCTCTACCGCACACGTTGAGTACGAAACTGACAATCGTCACTATGCTCACGTTGACTGCCCGGGACACGCTGACTATGTTAAGAACATGATTACCGGTGCTGCTCAAATGGATGGTGCCATCCTGGTTGTATCTGCAGCTGATGGTCCGATGCCCCAAACTCGTGAGCACATCCTGCTGTCCCGTCAGGTAGGCGTGCCAGCGATCGTTGTCTTCCTGAACAAATGCGATATGGTTGACGACGAAGAATTGCTGGAACTTGTTGAAATGGAAGTGCGTGACCTGCTTTCTGAATACGAGTTCGATGGAGACAACGTACCAGTGATCAAAGGTTCCGCTCTGAAAGCATTAGAAGATCCTTCCAGTGAGTGGGGTCAAAAAATCCTTGAATTAATGGATGCTGTAGACGAGTACATCCCCACACCTGAGCGTGATGTGGACAAACCGTTCCTGATGCCTGTTGAGGACGTCTTCTCCATCACTGGTCGTGGTACGGTTGCCACTGGCCGCGTTGAGCGCGGTGTTATCAAAGTGGGCGACGAAGTAGAAATTCTTGGTTTAACTGAAGAGCCTAAGAAAACCACTGTCACTGGGGTAGAGATGTTCCGCAAAATCCTTGACCAAGCTGAAGCTGGTGACAACATCGGTGCCCTTCTGCGCGGTATTGACCGTGACGAAGTTGAGCGTGGTCAGGTGCTGATTCAACCTGGTACTGTTAAAGCTCACAAGAAATTCAAATGCCAAGTTTACGTGTTAAGCAAAGAAGAAGGTGGTCGTCATACGCCATTCTTCTCCAACTATCGTCCGCAGTTCTACTTCCGCACCACTGACGTAACCGGCGTTATCAAGCTGCCTGAAGGCGTTGAAATGGTGATGCCTGGCGACAACGTTGAAATGGAAGTTGAACTGATCTCTCCAATTGCCATTGAAGATGGAACCCGCTTCGCTATCCGCGAAGGCGGACGCACTGTAGGTGCTGGCGCCGTTACTGAAATTATTGAGTAA
- the rpsJ gene encoding 30S ribosomal protein S10 has protein sequence MAKQKIRIRLKAYDHRILDQSAEKIVDTAKRSGAEVSGPIPLPTEKAVYTILRAVHKYKDSREQFEMRTHKRLIDILNPTPQTVDSLMRLDLPSGVDIEIKL, from the coding sequence ATGGCAAAACAAAAAATCAGAATTCGTTTAAAAGCGTATGATCACAGAATCCTGGACCAGTCTGCGGAGAAAATCGTAGACACGGCCAAACGGTCCGGAGCGGAGGTGTCCGGTCCAATCCCGTTGCCGACTGAAAAAGCGGTTTATACGATATTACGTGCCGTGCACAAATACAAAGACTCTCGTGAACAGTTTGAGATGAGAACGCACAAACGTTTAATCGACATCTTGAACCCAACACCGCAAACCGTAGACTCACTGATGCGTCTTGATCTGCCGAGCGGTGTTGATATTGAAATCAAATTGTAA
- the rplC gene encoding 50S ribosomal protein L3: MTKGILGKKLGMTQVFAEDGTLIPVTVIQAGPCVVMQKKTEENDGYEAIQLGFEDKKAHRATRPERGHAGKANTTPKRYIKEIRGVDLNQYEVGQEVKVDIFENGEYVDVTGTSKGKGFQGAIKRHGFSRGPMSHGSRYHRGPGSLGAIDPMRVFKGRPLPGRMGHDRVTIQKLEVIKVDPERNLLLVKGSVPGPKNSYVMVRSSVKA, translated from the coding sequence ATGACCAAGGGTATCTTAGGTAAGAAGCTGGGCATGACCCAAGTATTTGCAGAAGACGGGACGCTTATTCCTGTAACGGTGATCCAAGCTGGTCCGTGTGTCGTCATGCAAAAGAAAACCGAAGAAAACGATGGTTACGAAGCCATTCAGCTTGGTTTTGAGGATAAAAAAGCACACCGTGCCACTCGTCCGGAAAGAGGGCATGCCGGCAAAGCTAACACGACGCCTAAGCGCTACATTAAAGAGATTCGTGGCGTAGATTTGAATCAATATGAAGTTGGTCAGGAAGTAAAAGTAGATATTTTTGAAAACGGAGAATATGTGGATGTGACAGGTACATCCAAAGGGAAAGGATTCCAGGGTGCCATCAAGCGTCATGGTTTTTCCCGCGGACCAATGTCACACGGCTCCCGTTATCACCGTGGTCCTGGTTCTCTAGGTGCCATCGATCCGATGCGGGTCTTCAAAGGCCGCCCGTTACCTGGACGCATGGGCCATGACCGGGTGACCATTCAAAAGCTTGAAGTAATTAAAGTGGATCCTGAGCGCAACCTGTTGTTAGTGAAAGGTTCCGTACCAGGGCCCAAAAACAGCTATGTGATGGTTCGTTCTTCTGTTAAGGCTTAA
- the rplD gene encoding 50S ribosomal protein L4, with the protein MPKVTLYNQNGSSVGEIELADSVFGIEPNQHVLHDAVVMQRAAMRAGTHATKNRAAVRGGGRKPWRQKGTGRARHGSIRAPQWVGGGVVFGPTPRDYGYKLPKKVRRLAIKSALSSKVKNEEIKVLESLQLAQPKTKEMVNILKNLDANRKALIVTDSYDDNVALSSRNIPGVTFVTAEGINVLDVLTHDTLIITKDAVAKVEEVFQ; encoded by the coding sequence ATGCCTAAAGTAACACTATATAACCAAAACGGCTCTTCAGTTGGTGAAATAGAACTGGCCGACAGTGTCTTCGGCATTGAGCCTAATCAACACGTGCTCCATGATGCAGTCGTGATGCAGCGTGCTGCGATGAGAGCCGGCACACATGCGACCAAAAACCGCGCCGCTGTTCGTGGTGGTGGACGTAAACCCTGGAGACAAAAAGGAACTGGCCGTGCCCGCCATGGTTCAATTCGTGCGCCTCAATGGGTTGGCGGTGGCGTTGTGTTTGGACCAACCCCACGCGACTATGGTTATAAATTACCGAAAAAAGTTCGCCGCTTAGCCATTAAATCTGCTCTTTCTTCTAAAGTGAAAAACGAGGAAATTAAAGTGCTGGAAAGTTTACAGCTTGCACAACCCAAAACGAAAGAAATGGTCAACATCCTCAAAAACTTGGATGCTAACCGCAAAGCGTTAATTGTGACTGACAGCTATGATGACAACGTGGCGCTGTCCAGCCGCAACATTCCGGGAGTCACCTTTGTGACTGCTGAAGGGATCAATGTGCTGGATGTTTTAACCCATGACACATTGATTATCACCAAGGATGCTGTAGCCAAAGTGGAGGAGGTGTTTCAATAA
- the rplW gene encoding 50S ribosomal protein L23, which translates to MKDPRDIIKRPIITERSTDMMEQNKYVFEVDVKANKTEIKKAVEQIFDVKVVKVNTINMKKKPKRFGRFSGFTPRRKKAIVQLSEDSKPLEFFEGA; encoded by the coding sequence ATGAAAGATCCTCGCGACATCATCAAGCGTCCGATTATTACTGAGCGCTCCACTGATATGATGGAACAAAACAAGTATGTGTTTGAAGTGGACGTTAAAGCCAACAAAACGGAGATCAAGAAAGCCGTTGAGCAAATTTTTGACGTTAAAGTGGTTAAGGTGAACACCATTAACATGAAGAAAAAACCGAAGCGGTTTGGACGTTTCAGTGGGTTTACTCCCCGCCGCAAAAAAGCAATCGTCCAACTGTCTGAGGACAGCAAGCCGCTGGAGTTTTTTGAAGGTGCGTAA
- the rplB gene encoding 50S ribosomal protein L2 has protein sequence MGVKKYKPTSPGRRNMSVSTFEEITTDQPEKSLLAPLTKKAGRNNQGRITTRHRGGGHKRKYRIIDFKRNKDGVPGRVATIEYDPNRSANIALIHYVDGEKRYILHPKGLKVGDMIESGPEADIKVGNALPLENIPVGTVIHNIELKPGKGGQLVRAAGTEAQLLGKDGNYAIVRLNSGEVRMIRKECRATIGQVGNVDHELVRIGKAGRSRWLGRRPTVRGSAMNPVDHPHGGGEGKAPIGRKSPMTPWGKPTLGYKTRKKNNPSDKYIIRRRKK, from the coding sequence ATGGGTGTTAAAAAATATAAACCAACTTCTCCTGGCCGTCGTAACATGTCTGTTTCAACATTTGAAGAAATTACGACGGATCAGCCAGAAAAATCCTTGCTTGCCCCGTTAACAAAAAAAGCGGGACGTAACAACCAAGGCCGGATTACCACTCGTCACAGAGGTGGTGGTCATAAGCGCAAATACCGCATCATTGACTTCAAACGCAACAAAGATGGAGTTCCCGGTCGTGTGGCTACGATTGAGTATGATCCCAACCGTTCAGCCAATATCGCACTGATTCACTATGTAGACGGCGAAAAACGCTATATCTTACACCCCAAAGGATTAAAAGTGGGTGACATGATCGAATCCGGTCCTGAAGCTGACATTAAGGTGGGTAACGCACTGCCTTTGGAAAACATCCCTGTGGGTACCGTCATTCATAACATTGAGCTCAAGCCCGGTAAAGGCGGACAGTTGGTTCGTGCTGCTGGTACGGAGGCCCAATTGCTTGGTAAAGACGGCAACTATGCCATCGTTCGTCTCAACTCTGGTGAGGTGCGTATGATCCGTAAAGAGTGTCGTGCGACGATCGGTCAAGTCGGCAATGTGGATCATGAACTTGTGCGCATCGGTAAAGCGGGCCGTTCCCGTTGGCTGGGCAGACGTCCGACTGTACGCGGATCAGCGATGAACCCTGTTGATCACCCGCATGGTGGTGGTGAAGGTAAAGCACCGATTGGACGCAAATCACCGATGACACCTTGGGGCAAACCAACACTGGGTTATAAGACACGTAAGAAGAACAATCCATCTGACAAGTATATTATTCGCCGTCGCAAAAAGTAA
- the rpsS gene encoding 30S ribosomal protein S19 produces the protein MGRSLKKGPFVDDHLMKKIEALNEKNEKKVIKTWSRRSTIYPEFVGHTIAVYDGRKHVPVYITEDMVGHKLGEFAPTRTFKGHAGDDKKTKR, from the coding sequence ATGGGTCGCAGCTTGAAAAAAGGACCTTTTGTCGATGACCACTTGATGAAGAAAATTGAAGCATTGAACGAAAAAAATGAGAAAAAAGTGATTAAAACATGGTCCAGACGTTCCACGATCTATCCTGAATTTGTCGGACATACGATTGCCGTCTATGACGGACGCAAACATGTACCGGTGTACATTACTGAAGATATGGTCGGTCATAAGCTTGGAGAATTTGCACCAACCCGTACCTTTAAAGGTCATGCGGGAGACGACAAGAAAACGAAGCGCTAA
- the rplV gene encoding 50S ribosomal protein L22 yields the protein MEARAVARFVRIAPRKVRLVIDLIRGKQVGEAIAILRHTPKAASPVVEKLLKSAIANAEHNYNMNPDDLVISKIYCDEGPTLKRFRPRAMGRASRINKRTSHITVVLTEKKEG from the coding sequence GTGGAAGCAAGAGCAGTAGCCAGATTCGTGCGGATTGCTCCTCGTAAAGTCCGCCTTGTGATTGACTTGATTCGAGGGAAGCAAGTCGGAGAAGCGATTGCCATCTTAAGACATACGCCTAAAGCGGCATCCCCGGTCGTGGAAAAGCTTTTGAAATCAGCGATCGCTAATGCAGAGCACAATTACAATATGAATCCTGATGATCTCGTTATTAGCAAAATCTATTGTGACGAAGGTCCTACTTTAAAACGATTCCGCCCTCGTGCTATGGGGCGTGCAAGCCGGATCAACAAACGTACGAGCCACATTACCGTCGTATTGACAGAAAAGAAGGAGGGTTAA
- the rpsC gene encoding 30S ribosomal protein S3, with protein sequence MGQKVSPKGLRIGIIRDWESKWYADKEYADYLHEDLKIRNYIEERLKDAAVSTIEIERAANRINITIHTAKPGMVIGKGGSEVEALRKALNQLTGKRVHLNISEIKQPDLDAKLVADNIARQIENRISFRRAMKQAIQRTMRAGAKGIKTMVSGRLAGADIARSEGYNEGTVPLHTLRADIDYGTAEADTTYGKIGVKVWIYRGEVLPQKRTKRAEGGQ encoded by the coding sequence GTGGGTCAAAAAGTAAGTCCTAAAGGTCTCAGGATCGGCATTATTCGTGACTGGGAATCCAAATGGTACGCCGATAAGGAATATGCCGACTACCTGCACGAAGACCTTAAAATTCGCAACTACATTGAAGAGAGATTAAAAGACGCCGCTGTTTCCACCATCGAAATTGAGCGTGCAGCTAACCGCATCAACATCACCATTCACACAGCCAAGCCCGGCATGGTGATTGGTAAAGGCGGTTCTGAAGTAGAGGCGCTGAGAAAAGCACTCAATCAACTGACTGGCAAGCGGGTTCACCTAAACATTAGTGAAATCAAACAACCCGATCTTGATGCCAAGCTGGTGGCTGATAATATTGCCCGTCAAATTGAAAACCGTATTTCCTTCAGACGTGCCATGAAACAAGCCATCCAGCGCACGATGCGTGCCGGCGCCAAAGGGATTAAGACAATGGTCAGCGGACGTTTGGCTGGTGCAGACATCGCCCGCAGTGAAGGGTATAACGAAGGTACGGTTCCGTTGCACACCTTACGTGCAGATATTGACTATGGAACGGCAGAAGCTGACACCACCTACGGTAAAATCGGTGTCAAAGTGTGGATTTACCGCGGAGAAGTTCTTCCTCAGAAGAGAACGAAAAGAGCGGAAGGAGGTCAATAA
- the rplP gene encoding 50S ribosomal protein L16: MLMPKRVKYRKEHRGRMKGRAKGGTEVAFGEYGLQALEPAWITNRQIEAARVAMTRYIKRGGKVWIKIFPSKPYTKKPLEVRMGSGKGSPEGWVAVVKPGKVMFELAGVPEDVAREALRLASHKLPIKTKFVKREGLGGEPNES; the protein is encoded by the coding sequence ATGTTGATGCCTAAACGTGTGAAGTACCGCAAAGAGCACCGCGGCAGAATGAAAGGGCGCGCCAAAGGCGGTACTGAGGTTGCCTTCGGTGAATACGGTTTGCAAGCCCTTGAGCCGGCCTGGATCACCAACCGCCAAATCGAAGCGGCTCGTGTGGCTATGACACGTTATATCAAACGTGGCGGTAAAGTGTGGATTAAAATCTTCCCATCCAAACCCTACACCAAGAAGCCATTAGAGGTGCGCATGGGTTCCGGTAAAGGTTCTCCAGAAGGATGGGTTGCTGTTGTCAAGCCTGGCAAAGTGATGTTTGAACTGGCCGGCGTGCCTGAAGATGTTGCTCGTGAAGCATTAAGATTAGCCTCGCACAAACTTCCGATCAAAACGAAGTTTGTAAAACGTGAAGGTTTGGGTGGTGAGCCAAATGAAAGCTAA
- the rpmC gene encoding 50S ribosomal protein L29, which yields MKANELRNMTTAEIEQKIAALKEELFNLRFQLATGQLDNTARIRQVRKDIARAKTVLRERELGINSK from the coding sequence ATGAAAGCTAATGAATTGCGCAACATGACCACTGCCGAAATCGAACAAAAAATTGCAGCTTTAAAAGAAGAATTATTTAACCTCCGTTTCCAGTTGGCAACAGGACAATTGGACAATACGGCACGCATCCGCCAGGTGCGCAAAGATATTGCTCGTGCCAAAACTGTATTGCGTGAAAGAGAACTGGGAATTAACTCTAAATAA
- the rpsQ gene encoding 30S ribosomal protein S17: protein MAERNNRKVQIGKVVSDKMDKTITVAVETYKMHPLYKKRVKYTKKYKAHDEHNQAKVGDIVKIMETRPLSKDKRWRLVEIVEEAVII from the coding sequence ATGGCAGAACGTAATAATCGCAAAGTTCAAATCGGTAAAGTGGTAAGCGACAAAATGGATAAAACCATTACTGTTGCAGTTGAAACGTACAAAATGCACCCGCTGTACAAAAAGCGTGTGAAATATACCAAGAAATATAAGGCCCATGACGAGCATAACCAAGCTAAAGTGGGCGATATCGTTAAAATCATGGAAACTCGCCCGCTGTCCAAAGACAAGCGCTGGCGTCTGGTTGAAATCGTAGAAGAAGCTGTGATCATCTAA
- the rplN gene encoding 50S ribosomal protein L14: MIQQETRLKVADNSGARELLCIKVLGGSGRKYANIGDLIVCSVKEATPGGVVKKGDVVKAVVVRSKRGVRRKDGSYIRFDENAAVIVRDDKSPRGTRIFGPVARELRDKDFMKIISLAPEVL; this comes from the coding sequence ATGATTCAACAAGAAACACGTTTAAAAGTGGCTGACAACTCCGGAGCAAGAGAGCTGTTATGTATCAAAGTATTGGGTGGATCCGGCCGCAAATATGCCAACATCGGAGACTTAATCGTCTGTTCTGTGAAGGAAGCAACACCCGGAGGCGTTGTCAAAAAAGGTGATGTAGTCAAAGCTGTTGTTGTACGCTCTAAGCGAGGTGTTCGCCGTAAAGACGGATCTTACATCCGTTTTGACGAAAATGCCGCCGTGATCGTGCGTGATGATAAAAGCCCCCGTGGCACACGTATTTTCGGCCCTGTGGCTCGTGAACTGCGTGACAAAGACTTTATGAAAATTATCTCCCTGGCGCCTGAAGTGCTTTAA
- the rplX gene encoding 50S ribosomal protein L24, whose protein sequence is MHVKKDDMVMVITGKDKGKKGRVIAAYPRQNRVLVEGVNMVKKHQKPNQANPQGGIITKEAPIHVSNVMPIDPKTGEPTRVGYKVLENGKKVRIAKKSGEPLDK, encoded by the coding sequence ATGCATGTAAAGAAAGACGACATGGTCATGGTGATTACCGGCAAAGACAAAGGGAAAAAGGGACGTGTGATCGCCGCCTATCCCCGTCAAAACCGCGTGCTGGTTGAAGGGGTGAACATGGTAAAAAAGCATCAGAAGCCTAACCAGGCTAACCCTCAGGGGGGCATTATTACCAAAGAAGCACCAATCCATGTCTCCAACGTTATGCCGATCGATCCCAAAACAGGCGAACCTACCCGAGTGGGCTACAAAGTGCTGGAAAACGGCAAGAAAGTGCGTATCGCCAAAAAGTCCGGTGAACCATTGGATAAATAA
- the rplE gene encoding 50S ribosomal protein L5, producing MAARLQEKYRSEVVPSLMQKFNYKSIMQVPKIEKVVINMGIGEAAQNAKVLDGAVSDLEAITGQKPVITRAKKSIAGFKIREGMPIGVKVTLRGERMYHFLDKLFNVALPRVRDFRGVSPKSFDGRGNYTLGLKEQLIFPEIDYDKIDKVRGMDVVIVTTAQTDEECKALLDEMGMPFKK from the coding sequence ATGGCTGCAAGATTACAGGAAAAATACCGCAGCGAAGTCGTTCCTTCATTAATGCAAAAGTTCAATTACAAAAGCATCATGCAAGTGCCTAAAATCGAAAAAGTCGTCATCAACATGGGGATTGGTGAAGCAGCCCAAAATGCCAAAGTGCTGGACGGAGCTGTTTCCGATCTGGAGGCCATCACAGGCCAAAAACCCGTCATTACCCGTGCTAAGAAATCCATTGCCGGTTTTAAAATTCGTGAGGGGATGCCGATCGGTGTCAAAGTCACCCTGCGTGGCGAACGGATGTATCATTTCCTGGATAAGTTATTTAATGTGGCCCTGCCCCGCGTACGTGACTTCAGAGGTGTATCACCTAAATCCTTTGATGGACGCGGCAACTACACCTTGGGCTTAAAAGAACAGCTGATCTTCCCTGAGATCGACTACGACAAAATTGATAAAGTGCGCGGAATGGACGTTGTGATTGTGACCACAGCACAAACTGACGAAGAATGCAAAGCCTTGCTTGATGAAATGGGCATGCCTTTCAAAAAATAA
- a CDS encoding type Z 30S ribosomal protein S14, with translation MAKKSMIAKAKRKPKFKVRAYTRCERCGRPHSVMRKFKLCRICFRELAYKGQIPGVKKASW, from the coding sequence GTGGCCAAAAAATCCATGATCGCCAAAGCAAAGCGTAAGCCGAAATTTAAAGTGCGTGCTTACACCCGTTGTGAGCGCTGCGGCCGCCCCCATTCGGTTATGCGCAAATTCAAACTGTGCCGTATCTGTTTTCGTGAATTGGCCTATAAAGGTCAAATTCCAGGTGTGAAAAAAGCAAGTTGGTAA
- the rpsH gene encoding 30S ribosomal protein S8: protein MAMTDPIADMLTRIRNANAVRHQSLEVPASNLKKQIVEILKREGFIRDAEYIEDNKQGIIRIYLKYGPNNERVITGLKRISKPGLRVYAKSNELPRVLGGLGIAIISTSKGVMTDKEARQQKVGGEVIAYVW, encoded by the coding sequence ATGGCAATGACAGATCCTATTGCAGATATGCTGACACGTATTCGTAATGCCAATGCTGTTCGTCACCAATCATTAGAGGTTCCTGCTTCAAATCTCAAAAAGCAAATTGTTGAGATTTTAAAGCGTGAAGGTTTTATCCGTGATGCCGAGTACATTGAAGATAACAAACAAGGGATTATCCGTATCTATCTCAAATACGGCCCGAACAACGAACGGGTTATTACCGGACTGAAACGGATTTCGAAACCCGGCTTGCGCGTGTACGCCAAAAGTAATGAGCTGCCCCGCGTTTTGGGTGGTTTGGGTATTGCGATTATCTCTACATCCAAAGGCGTTATGACTGATAAAGAAGCGCGCCAGCAAAAAGTGGGCGGCGAGGTTATCGCTTACGTTTGGTAA